One Desulfocurvibacter africanus subsp. africanus DSM 2603 DNA segment encodes these proteins:
- a CDS encoding ABC transporter permease: MLGKRIYIEGVYKQPSRVTYLFSRYGMLVIGLVLVGGMSLAAILAPWLAPHDPSLLDVDAILLPPLSPDHLLGTDALGRDVLSRLLWGGRISLWVGFVAVGLSVSIGLVLGLIAGYKGGLTDEIVMRGVDVMLCFPSFFLILAVIAFLEPSLFNIMVVIGLTSWMGVARLVRAETLTLKRRDYVQAARVSGAGPLRILFIHILPNALAPVLVSATLGVAGAILVESSLSFLGLGVQPPTPSWGNMLLEGKEVLEIAPWLSILPGLTILFTVLGYNLLGESLRDLFDPRLRQ; the protein is encoded by the coding sequence GTGCTGGGTAAGCGGATCTATATCGAGGGCGTGTACAAGCAGCCTTCGCGCGTCACATACCTTTTCTCGCGCTACGGAATGCTCGTCATAGGACTCGTGCTGGTGGGCGGCATGTCGCTGGCCGCCATCCTGGCGCCCTGGCTCGCGCCGCATGACCCTTCGCTGCTGGACGTGGACGCCATCCTGCTGCCGCCGCTGTCGCCCGATCATCTGTTGGGCACCGACGCCCTGGGTCGCGACGTGCTCTCGCGCCTGCTGTGGGGCGGGCGCATCTCGTTGTGGGTAGGCTTCGTGGCCGTGGGCCTGTCCGTTTCCATCGGTCTGGTGCTGGGGCTCATCGCCGGCTACAAGGGCGGGCTGACCGACGAGATCGTCATGCGCGGCGTGGACGTCATGCTCTGCTTCCCGTCCTTCTTCCTCATCCTGGCCGTCATCGCCTTCCTGGAGCCCAGCCTGTTCAACATCATGGTCGTCATCGGCCTGACCTCCTGGATGGGCGTGGCGCGCCTGGTGCGCGCCGAGACGCTGACCCTCAAGCGCCGCGACTACGTGCAGGCCGCGCGCGTGTCCGGAGCCGGGCCGCTGCGCATCCTGTTCATCCATATCCTGCCCAACGCCCTGGCGCCCGTGCTGGTGTCCGCCACCCTGGGCGTGGCCGGGGCCATCCTCGTGGAATCCTCCCTGTCATTTCTGGGGCTTGGCGTACAGCCGCCTACCCCGAGTTGGGGAAACATGCTTCTGGAGGGCAAGGAAGTCCTGGAGATCGCACCCTGGCTATCCATCCTGCCCGGCTTGACCATCCTGTTCACCGTGCTCGGCTACAACCTGCTGGGCGAATCCTTGCGCGACCTGTTCGACCCGCGGCTTCGCCAGTAG
- a CDS encoding EF-hand domain-containing protein yields the protein MRKLTIIMASVAISLLGAGLAFADIGPGVQQQEYSLFEQMDQNGDGIVSESEFQEYSLKEQDKTQLFAVIDQNGDGVISENEWIAYQEAEQPMATEEPMAVEEPVKEKRGSRADVWDEQVYDVNDPRKIEPKDKSMKGQSE from the coding sequence ATGAGGAAGCTCACTATCATCATGGCGTCGGTAGCGATATCGCTTCTCGGTGCCGGCCTGGCCTTCGCCGACATTGGGCCTGGCGTGCAGCAGCAGGAGTACAGCCTGTTCGAGCAGATGGACCAGAATGGCGACGGCATCGTCAGCGAGAGCGAATTCCAGGAGTATAGCCTGAAAGAGCAGGATAAAACCCAACTCTTCGCCGTAATCGACCAGAATGGCGACGGCGTCATCAGCGAGAACGAGTGGATCGCCTATCAGGAGGCCGAGCAGCCGATGGCTACCGAGGAACCCATGGCGGTCGAGGAGCCCGTGAAGGAGAAGCGGGGCTCCAGAGCCGACGTGTGGGACGAGCAGGTCTATGACGTGAACGACCCGCGCAAGATCGAGCCCAAGGACAAGAGCATGAAGGGACAATCCGAATAA
- a CDS encoding S1C family serine protease, translating into MRKSILLIIVLTGLAVLAACAAGMRQPETQADLGEYKFVILHEAGDLGSELGSTFSGLGFDVRQASAPEDKAQTLVLSLQHITASGKTRAKVRLYELASGREIYVGQASTEGEAYPESVLKAARAALLGFYEQYKAPSPDMGLLVAEKVVGSTKPAPLEDSAPAVTVSSDADKDAQGLERMTRNEQELKKYFDERGKDLAEVEGIWANQKLGYSLAIFLDKQEGKREFAGMYLKGGDKNFKTGDVVLDIAAKAGQAYPAMFRGPSGSEFKGSFSLKSGELVGMFKDSEGKELKMAFVREYPASAQPTKPKPSLGSTVGSGFLLSNMGLIATNHHVIRNAVDVSVSFPALGKRFEAEILMKDERNDLAILRLRGAEEFLGKLGPLPYHLARPNEVKLGQDIVTMGFPLGSELGESHKITTGVVSSLNGVRGEPGRMQISNSIQPGNSGGPVFNHKGQVVGVVVGALDDEYYLQKKGFVPQNVNFAVKIGYLHSMVDLIPDAGQCKLRPAKVHAPANLEQLVQDYSPYVVMIRSKTLPKG; encoded by the coding sequence ATGCGCAAATCCATCCTACTCATTATAGTCCTGACCGGCCTGGCGGTTCTCGCAGCCTGCGCGGCGGGCATGCGCCAGCCGGAGACACAAGCGGACCTGGGCGAATACAAGTTTGTGATCCTGCACGAGGCAGGCGACCTCGGCAGTGAACTCGGCTCCACTTTCAGCGGCCTGGGCTTCGATGTTCGCCAGGCCAGCGCGCCCGAGGACAAGGCGCAGACCCTGGTACTCAGTCTGCAGCATATCACGGCCTCGGGCAAGACCAGAGCCAAGGTGCGCCTGTACGAACTGGCATCGGGCCGCGAGATCTATGTGGGTCAGGCTTCCACCGAGGGCGAGGCTTACCCTGAAAGCGTGCTCAAGGCCGCGCGCGCCGCGCTTCTGGGCTTCTATGAACAGTACAAGGCTCCTTCGCCGGATATGGGTCTGCTGGTGGCCGAAAAGGTGGTCGGATCGACCAAGCCCGCGCCGCTCGAGGATTCCGCGCCGGCCGTGACCGTATCCAGCGACGCGGACAAGGACGCTCAGGGGCTTGAGCGCATGACCCGCAATGAGCAGGAACTTAAGAAATATTTCGATGAACGCGGTAAGGACTTGGCCGAGGTCGAGGGCATCTGGGCCAACCAGAAGCTCGGCTACAGCTTGGCTATTTTTCTGGATAAGCAGGAAGGCAAGCGCGAGTTCGCCGGCATGTACCTCAAGGGCGGCGACAAGAATTTCAAGACGGGCGATGTGGTGCTGGATATAGCGGCCAAGGCCGGCCAGGCTTACCCGGCCATGTTTCGCGGCCCCAGCGGCAGCGAGTTCAAGGGCAGCTTCAGCCTTAAGTCGGGCGAACTGGTGGGCATGTTCAAGGACTCCGAGGGCAAAGAGCTTAAGATGGCCTTCGTGCGCGAGTACCCGGCCTCGGCCCAGCCGACCAAGCCCAAGCCGTCTCTCGGTTCCACCGTGGGCAGCGGCTTCCTGCTCAGCAACATGGGCCTTATAGCCACCAACCACCACGTCATCCGCAACGCCGTTGATGTCAGCGTGAGTTTTCCCGCGCTGGGTAAGCGCTTCGAGGCCGAGATTCTCATGAAGGACGAGCGTAACGACTTGGCCATCCTCAGGTTGCGCGGAGCCGAGGAGTTCCTTGGTAAGCTGGGCCCTCTGCCTTATCACCTGGCGCGGCCCAACGAGGTGAAGCTTGGTCAAGATATCGTGACCATGGGCTTCCCCCTGGGCTCCGAGCTGGGCGAGAGCCACAAGATCACCACCGGCGTGGTCAGCTCGCTCAACGGCGTGCGCGGCGAACCGGGCCGCATGCAGATCAGCAATTCCATCCAGCCCGGCAACAGCGGCGGCCCGGTGTTCAACCATAAGGGACAAGTGGTCGGCGTGGTCGTGGGCGCCCTGGATGACGAATACTACCTGCAGAAGAAAGGCTTCGTGCCCCAGAACGTGAACTTCGCCGTCAAGATCGGCTATCTGCACAGCATGGTGGACCTCATCCCGGATGCCGGGCAGTGCAAGCTCCGGCCTGCCAAGGTTCATGCGCCGGCCAACCTGGAGCAGCTGGTCCAGGATTACTCGCCCTACGTAGTCATGATCCGCTCCAAGACCCTGCCCAAGGGCTAG
- a CDS encoding cytochrome c3 family protein translates to MKSAMYFVGAGVVFVLLVALFVSQISRTPEALASETETKAASIEAETVLQFPVSFKFNRPEGRPTALFAEVKFSHYDHQAVACATCHHTWDGSGEVESCSTEGCHDDLTSRGEVNSYFHAFHTKASETSCRGCHLKMTLEGEANLPTSPCGNNACHPKERRAQ, encoded by the coding sequence ATGAAATCAGCGATGTATTTCGTCGGCGCAGGCGTCGTGTTCGTCCTGCTTGTGGCCCTGTTTGTTTCGCAGATCTCCAGAACACCCGAGGCCCTCGCCTCCGAGACAGAGACTAAGGCCGCGAGCATCGAAGCAGAAACCGTTCTGCAATTCCCCGTCTCGTTCAAGTTCAATCGGCCCGAAGGACGGCCCACGGCCCTGTTCGCTGAGGTCAAGTTCAGCCACTACGACCATCAGGCCGTGGCCTGCGCCACCTGCCACCACACCTGGGACGGCTCCGGCGAAGTCGAGAGCTGCTCCACCGAAGGCTGCCACGACGACCTGACCAGCCGCGGCGAGGTCAATTCCTATTTCCACGCCTTCCATACCAAGGCCAGCGAGACGAGCTGCCGTGGCTGTCACCTCAAGATGACCCTGGAGGGCGAAGCCAATCTGCCCACCTCTCCTTGCGGCAACAATGCCTGCCATCCCAAGGAACGCCGCGCCCAGTAG
- a CDS encoding EF-hand domain-containing protein, producing MKKLLFVTCTAGLLFAGVAQAGIFGGGGEQQDQGLFQKIDENQDGQVTQEEFEGYSFEDQEKSKLFSTVDQNQDGQITQEELTSYESSSGSLEGGAAGESTQEMGTQESMEAPAGETGTQEMGATEGGDAGTQEMGTQEGMEAPAGETDTQEMGATEGGAAAGGAAGGAAGGAMSSDTGTQEMGSTDTGAAGEAQADFSMVDKDADGQVTQSEFDEYKAQDTSMTHDFSTLDADQDGQVTQQEWQEKMQSGSTAQ from the coding sequence ATGAAAAAGCTTCTTTTTGTTACATGCACGGCAGGCCTCCTCTTCGCCGGCGTGGCCCAGGCGGGCATTTTCGGCGGCGGTGGCGAGCAGCAGGACCAGGGTCTTTTCCAGAAGATCGACGAAAACCAGGACGGCCAGGTCACTCAGGAAGAGTTCGAGGGCTACTCCTTTGAAGACCAGGAGAAGTCCAAGCTGTTCTCGACCGTTGACCAGAACCAGGACGGCCAGATCACTCAGGAAGAGTTGACCTCCTATGAATCCAGCAGCGGTAGTCTTGAAGGCGGCGCTGCAGGCGAAAGCACGCAGGAGATGGGCACTCAGGAGAGCATGGAGGCTCCCGCCGGTGAGACAGGCACCCAGGAAATGGGCGCTACCGAAGGCGGTGATGCCGGTACGCAGGAGATGGGCACCCAGGAAGGCATGGAAGCTCCCGCCGGTGAAACAGACACCCAAGAAATGGGCGCTACCGAAGGCGGAGCGGCGGCCGGCGGAGCGGCTGGCGGTGCGGCGGGTGGTGCCATGAGCAGCGATACCGGAACCCAAGAGATGGGATCTACTGATACTGGCGCGGCCGGTGAAGCGCAGGCCGATTTCTCGATGGTGGACAAGGATGCCGACGGCCAGGTCACTCAAAGCGAGTTCGATGAGTACAAGGCCCAGGATACGTCCATGACGCACGATTTTTCGACTCTGGACGCCGATCAGGATGGCCAGGTTACCCAGCAGGAATGGCAGGAAAAGATGCAGAGCGGGAGCACTGCCCAGTAG
- a CDS encoding ABC transporter permease: protein MIGILTRILGKLLWVAVVFFGITVISFWVIHLAPGSPTDLQTTLNPEVSAESRRRLQELYGLDKPLYVQYASWVARMATFDFGRSMSGDHRPVWDKIKERLPLTFGMNILALVLTLAITIPIGVASAYWQGGWFDRSMTIFVFLGFAMPGFWLALLLMLLFGVHWQVLPISGLTSLDFAYLSTWEKLMDLASHLAMPIFIYTFGSLAGMSRFMRSSMLEVLRQDYILTAKAKGLPTRTVVFKHALRNALLPVITILGLSIPGLIGGSVIIESIFALPGLGQLFYQGVMSRDYPLIMGNLVLGAVLTLAGNLLADLAYGLADPRIRSGGGRAG from the coding sequence TCGGCATCACGGTCATCAGCTTCTGGGTCATCCACTTGGCTCCGGGCTCTCCCACGGACTTGCAGACCACGCTGAATCCCGAGGTCTCGGCCGAGTCGCGCCGCAGGCTGCAGGAGTTGTACGGCCTGGACAAGCCGCTGTACGTGCAATACGCGAGCTGGGTCGCGCGCATGGCCACCTTCGACTTCGGCCGCTCCATGTCCGGCGACCACCGGCCCGTGTGGGACAAGATCAAGGAACGGCTGCCGCTGACCTTCGGCATGAACATACTGGCCCTGGTCCTGACCCTGGCCATCACCATCCCCATCGGCGTGGCCTCGGCGTATTGGCAGGGCGGCTGGTTCGACCGATCCATGACGATCTTCGTCTTCCTCGGGTTCGCCATGCCCGGCTTCTGGCTGGCGCTGCTGCTCATGCTGCTGTTCGGCGTGCACTGGCAGGTGCTGCCGATCTCCGGCCTGACCTCGCTCGACTTCGCCTACCTGTCGACCTGGGAAAAGCTCATGGACCTGGCCAGCCACCTGGCCATGCCGATTTTCATCTACACCTTCGGCAGCCTGGCCGGCATGTCGCGCTTCATGCGCTCCAGCATGCTGGAGGTGCTGCGCCAGGACTACATCCTCACGGCCAAGGCCAAGGGGTTGCCCACGCGCACGGTGGTTTTCAAACACGCCCTGCGCAACGCGCTCCTGCCGGTCATCACCATCCTGGGCCTGTCGATTCCCGGCCTCATCGGCGGCAGCGTGATCATCGAGTCCATTTTCGCCCTGCCGGGGCTGGGGCAGCTCTTCTACCAGGGCGTCATGTCCCGCGACTATCCGCTCATCATGGGCAACCTAGTGCTCGGCGCGGTGCTGACCCTGGCCGGCAACCTGCTGGCCGACCTGGCCTACGGCCTGGCCGACCCGCGCATCCGTTCCGGAGGCGGCCGTGCTGGGTAA
- a CDS encoding EF-hand domain-containing protein has translation MYRLPFAATCAMMLSLVGAAHSADVAGEEGIADWSLFESMDADRNGWISQLEFQGYCLDNPEAQPPFADIDTDQNGTVSWQEWAFSGAEESETDNPESQASTDLIPNGDGSRPE, from the coding sequence ATGTACAGGCTGCCTTTCGCCGCAACGTGCGCCATGATGCTCTCTCTCGTCGGCGCCGCTCATTCCGCCGATGTCGCTGGCGAAGAGGGGATTGCCGACTGGAGCCTTTTCGAGAGCATGGATGCCGACCGGAACGGCTGGATCTCTCAACTGGAGTTCCAGGGCTACTGTCTGGATAATCCGGAAGCGCAACCGCCGTTCGCGGATATCGACACGGACCAGAACGGCACGGTAAGCTGGCAGGAGTGGGCGTTTTCCGGGGCCGAAGAGTCCGAGACGGACAATCCGGAATCGCAAGCCTCCACGGATTTGATCCCGAATGGAGACGGCTCGAGGCCCGAATGA
- a CDS encoding glycosyltransferase produces MDISQGLPAYSNASAERRVLIVAHQFPPAGGVGVMRMLKLCRYLPEHGWCPAVLTGSAHEYGLQDPDLLAQCPDLPIYRADVPTSLRVAHRALKSVFGHLGLGWPYKALGYQLRVYDDFKYWLPWAVAGGLRAVRAFRPQVILASGNPFCSFQAATTLAALTSLPLVLDYRDGWSWCGYRRRRGALPAWLERRLFEPVCLASAQRVTTTSEPMARSLCAHYPQAEAKTAVIYNGYDPADFAGLDTNPEPGGPLSISYVGKFTAFHRPNRFLRGLRLALDRGCPPVRVTMAGGLDAGSEQAVRELGLESVVRLTPFLPHHQALAHLRADVLLSVLDYGPSHRDPIPGKLLEYVAARRPVLAVVPADSPASGIVRELGLGRVVDPEDGEAIAAAITELATEKQAHGPLPEPARSPLAERYSRPFQAGQFAAVLEEALAVKAGGELGCSTRLGARS; encoded by the coding sequence ATGGACATCTCCCAGGGTCTTCCGGCGTACTCTAATGCATCGGCCGAGCGCCGTGTGCTCATCGTGGCCCATCAGTTTCCGCCCGCGGGTGGCGTGGGCGTCATGCGCATGCTCAAGCTCTGCCGCTACCTGCCGGAACATGGCTGGTGTCCGGCGGTGCTCACGGGCTCTGCCCACGAATACGGCCTGCAGGACCCGGATCTGCTGGCGCAATGTCCCGATCTGCCCATCTACCGAGCCGATGTGCCGACCAGTCTGCGCGTGGCGCATCGGGCCTTAAAGTCCGTCTTTGGGCATCTTGGTCTGGGCTGGCCGTACAAGGCCCTCGGCTATCAACTGCGCGTATACGACGATTTCAAATACTGGCTGCCGTGGGCCGTTGCCGGCGGCCTGCGTGCCGTGCGCGCCTTCCGGCCCCAGGTCATCCTGGCCAGCGGCAACCCGTTTTGCTCTTTCCAGGCCGCGACCACCCTGGCTGCGCTGACCAGCCTGCCCCTGGTGCTCGACTACCGCGACGGCTGGTCCTGGTGCGGCTACCGCCGCCGGCGCGGCGCGCTGCCGGCCTGGCTGGAGCGTCGACTGTTCGAGCCCGTGTGCCTGGCCTCGGCCCAGCGCGTCACCACCACCTCGGAGCCAATGGCTCGGAGCCTCTGCGCACATTATCCCCAGGCCGAAGCCAAGACGGCCGTCATCTACAATGGATATGACCCGGCGGACTTCGCGGGCCTGGACACCAACCCGGAACCAGGCGGCCCGCTGTCAATCAGCTACGTGGGCAAATTCACGGCCTTCCATAGGCCGAACCGCTTCCTGCGCGGCTTGCGTCTGGCCCTGGATCGCGGATGCCCGCCCGTGCGCGTGACCATGGCCGGCGGCCTTGATGCGGGGAGCGAACAGGCCGTGCGCGAGCTGGGCCTGGAGAGCGTGGTGCGCCTCACGCCCTTCCTGCCGCACCATCAGGCCCTGGCTCACTTGCGTGCCGACGTGCTCCTGTCCGTGCTCGATTACGGCCCCAGCCACCGCGACCCCATACCTGGCAAGCTCCTTGAGTACGTAGCCGCGCGTCGGCCCGTGCTGGCAGTGGTTCCGGCCGACTCGCCAGCCTCTGGGATCGTGCGCGAGCTGGGTCTGGGCCGGGTGGTCGATCCCGAGGACGGCGAGGCCATTGCCGCGGCGATTACGGAACTGGCTACGGAAAAGCAGGCCCATGGCCCGCTTCCAGAGCCGGCTCGGAGCCCACTGGCCGAGCGCTACAGCCGCCCCTTTCAGGCCGGGCAGTTCGCGGCGGTGCTGGAGGAGGCGCTGGCGGTCAAGGCCGGCGGAGAACTTGGCTGCTCCACGCGATTGGGGGCACGGTCATGA